AAGATATGGGCGGCGCCGCACACACTATTGGGCTCGCGCAGCTTATCATGGCCGCCGGATTAAAGGTACGCTTACGCCTTCTTATACCAGCGGTGGAAAACGCCTTATCCGGTAACGCCTACAGACCGGGTGATGTAATTGACACCCGCAAGGGCCTGACAGTGGAAATCCACAACACAGATGCCGAAGGCCGTGTTGTTCTCTGTGATGCTATCGCTTTAGCATCAGAAGAAAATCCTGACCTTATGCTCGATTTCGCAACCCTTACCGGTGCAGCACGCGTAGCGTTGGGCCAAGACCTTCCAGCCACATACACCAATGATGATTCTGTTTGGTCAGCACTTGAACAAGGTGCAAAGGAAACAGGTGATCCATTATGGCGGATGCCGCTTTGGGCTCCCTATAATGATATGTTCTCCAGCCGTATCGCAGATATGAGCAACTGCGCCGAAAGTGGCTTTGGAGGTTCAATCACGGCTGCTCTTTACCTTCAGAAATTTGTCGGTGAAAATATTCCGTGGGTTCACTTTGACGTATATGCTTGGTCTCAATCTACCAAACCTGGGCGCCCTCACGGAGGTGCCGCACAGGGAATTCGTGCATCATTTAAAGCGATTAACACAATCTTGACGCTTGACGACTAACCTCTTTCTGGGACAGGGTTTGTTCCGCTGTTTTGATACAGCTATACTGTGGGGTTAGAGGAGCCGCTGTTATGTCAGAGAAAACAAATCCACGAATGCTGAAAGTGTGGCGTGAAGCTCACCTTCAAAGCGTGCGATCAAAAGACCCTGACCTAACTTCCAGACAAATGTCTGTTCTTCTTTCTGTTTATATGACAGAGCCACCACACACTGTTCGCGGCCTTGCGGCTGACCTGAATGTAACCAAACCGGTTATCACACGCGCCCTTGATACAATGGGCCAGATGGGTCTCGTGAAACGGAAACGAGACGATGCAGACAAACGCAGTGTGTTGGTACAGCGCACAGTGAAAGGTGCAGTATTTCTCAGCGAACTTTCTGACCGTATCGTAGCCGCTGATAAGAAAATCCCGCAGGACGATGAATAACGTAACTCAGGCTTTTGGCTTTCCTGATTTTCTGGACCCGAAGGGCCTTCTGGAAACAGCAGCGCATCTTTCACTGAAGGATGAAGCAAGCCATCAGGTTTCAGAGCCGATTGTTTTACTTAAAGAAGCCGCTGATATTCACGCAGAGACATTAAGCTGCCTTCTTTACGGTGAACCAGTATATCTGGAAAAAGCAGAAACGGACTGGGCTTTTATCACTAGCCTTATTGATGGCTATAGAGGGTGGGTGGAGATTTCATCTCTGAGCCAAACTCTTCAGAAACCAACCCATCAAATTTCAGCGCCTCTTACACATATCTATGCGAAGCCTTCTCTTAAATCCCGGCCTATGCAGGCAGTACCGATGGGGTCTTACCTTACGGCGACCACCGGAGCAGAGGAGAATAAGTTCCTGCCACTTGCTGATGGTA
This DNA window, taken from Kordiimonas sp. SCSIO 12603, encodes the following:
- a CDS encoding MarR family transcriptional regulator encodes the protein MSEKTNPRMLKVWREAHLQSVRSKDPDLTSRQMSVLLSVYMTEPPHTVRGLAADLNVTKPVITRALDTMGQMGLVKRKRDDADKRSVLVQRTVKGAVFLSELSDRIVAADKKIPQDDE
- a CDS encoding C40 family peptidase, with the protein product MNNVTQAFGFPDFLDPKGLLETAAHLSLKDEASHQVSEPIVLLKEAADIHAETLSCLLYGEPVYLEKAETDWAFITSLIDGYRGWVEISSLSQTLQKPTHQISAPLTHIYAKPSLKSRPMQAVPMGSYLTATTGAEENKFLPLADGNWVYSKHLDEIGAVTADPVGIALSFLGSPYLWGGRSRLGIDCSGLIQISLAACGIRTHRDSSAQFNSLGRLLEQHETPRHGDLAFFPGHVGWMLDDTRLLHANATHMAVTIDPLEDVIRWVASETGKPPFSGFKRLTT